The proteins below are encoded in one region of Brassica napus cultivar Da-Ae chromosome A6, Da-Ae, whole genome shotgun sequence:
- the LOC106349916 gene encoding histone deacetylase HDT2-like yields MFFFGSVACGLSHSMVIVDRTDVADRLEQLEIYDGKGSLEESVEPKEEAVATTKQKPAKRGASKKRKASKASSDSDEENSDKEKEAQGSDSDYSDDDGEEEANGKKQRTPRRGRGRGGRGRGGRTGNGKASPVEEEVDLASLRNHSDSKKESTWSIFQQFSSLSSHNEMLRKTFLITVSNICLSFTGLCILM; encoded by the exons atgtttttttttggcagtGTGGCATGCGGTTTAAGCCATTCTATGGTCATAGTTGACAGAACAGATGTTGCAGATCGTCTTGAGCAG CTAGAGATCTACGATGGGAAAGGATCATTAGAag AGAGTGTAGAACCAAAAGAAGAAGCTGTGGCAACAACAAAGCAAAAACCTGCCAAAAGAGGAGCTTCTAAAAAGAGGAAAGCGTCAAAAGCTTCTTCTGACAGTGATGAAGAAAACAGCGACAAGGAAAAGGAAGCTCAAGGCAGCGACAGCGACTACAGtgatgatgatggagaagaagaagccaatgGCAAGAAACAGAGAACTCCTCGCAGAGGACGTGGCCGTGGAGGACGAGGCCGCGGCGGCCGCACCGGTAATGGAAAAGCTTCGCCGGTGGAAGAAGAGGTAGACCTCGCAAGTCTTAGAAACCACTCTGACTCCAAAAAAGAATCGACGTGGTCTATTTTTCAACAGTTTTCCTCTCTTTCTTCACACAATGAGATGCTACGAAAGACTTTTTTAATTACCGTATCAAACATTTGTTTAAGCTTTACCGGCTTATGTATTCTGATGTAA